ACCGTGGGCGCCGCGTCGGCGACCGGCCTCACGGTCGAGGTGGCCGCGGACTGGGACGGCACCCCGGGGGCCGAGCCCCGCACCGCGCCCGGCTGGGACCGCCTGCAGGACCGGTGGGCCCGATGACCGCCTGGGTCGGGGTCTGGACGGCGCTCGCGCTGTGGTGCGTCACCCGTCGCGGTGGGCGAGCGCCCGCCCGGGCCGGACGGGCGACCGGACGCCCGGCGAGCCCGTGGCGACGGCGCGGCGCCACGGACGTGGTCCGCGTCCGGGTGGTCGTGGCACAGGTCGTGGCGTCCCTGCGGGCCGGCACCCCGCCGGGCGCGGCGTGGACCCGCGTCGCCGGGGTCCCGGCCGGACCCGACGGGGTCCCCGACCGCGCGGCGCTCGCCGACGTCCTCGGCGGGGCCGCACCGGCTGCCGCCGTCGTCGCCGCCGCCCGGCTCGCCCGCGACGTCGGCGCACCGCCCGCCCGGGTGCTGGAGGCCGTGGGCACGGCCCTCGCCGCCGAGGCGGAGGCCGAGGCCGACCGGGCGGCGGCGTTCGCCGGACCGCAGGCCACCGCCCGCGTGCTGCTGTGGCTGCCCGTCCTCGGGCTGGCGCTCGGGACCGCGCTCGGCGCCGACCCGTGGCGCACCGCCACCGACGGCGGCGCCGGGACGGCCGCCGTCGTGACCGGGGCCGTGGCGCTCGCGGCGGGACGCTGGTGGTCGCGGCGGCTCGTCGACGTCGCCCGGCGCGCCGGGGGTACCGCATGAACCCGGGCCGCGTCCCCGGCGTGGGAGGGGTGTCGTGAACCCGCCGGCGCTGACCGTCGTCGTGGGCCTGACCGCCCTGGCCGGGCTCGCCCCCTGGTGGTGGCCCGCGCACCGGACCACGGTGCGGACCGTCCGCCTCGCCGCGCCGCCCCCCGCCGCGGCCGGCCCGGACGCGGACGGGAGCCCTGTGGACGTCACCGTCCAGCTCGAGCTCGTCGCCGCCGCCGTGCGGGCCGGTGCCGGGCTGGCTCGCGCGCTGGAGGCGACCGGGCACGCCGTCGGCGGCCCCGACGGCCGGGTGCTGAGCGTCGTCGCCGCCGGGCTGCGGCTCGGCGCGTCGTGGGACGCCGCCTGGGCGGGCAGCGGCTGCCCCGACCGTCTGCACCCGGTGCGCGACGCCCTGCGGCAGGCCTGGCAGGAGGGCGCCGCCCCCGGCGAGGCGCTGCGCGCCGCCGCCGACGACGTCCGCCAGGAACGGCGCGCCGCCGTCCGGGCCGCGGCCGCCCGGCTGGGCGTCCGGCTCGTGCTGCCCCTGGGCGCCTGCTACCTGCCGGCCTTCGTCCTGCTCGGGCTCACGCCCGTGCTGCTGTCCCTCGGCCTGGACCTGCTGTCCGGCTGACCGCCGTCGCCCCACGGGGCGCCACCGGTGCGGCCGTCCGGCCGCACCGCCACCCGGGCCACGGCCCGACACCCTCCGGAGGAACCATGCACACCATCACCGCCGCTCGCCTGGACCCGCACCCCGCCTCGCACGGTGCGGACGTCCCCGGCGCGGACGTCGTCGTGCCCGAGCCGCCCGCGCCGGACGCCGCCGCGCCGGACCGCGTGCCGCTCGACCCCGAGTCCGGGCTCGCCACCGCCGAGTACGCCATCGCCACGATCGCCGCCGTCGGGTTCGCCGGGCTGCTCATCCTCGTGCTCAAGAGCGACACCGTGCGCGGCCTGCTGGAGAGCATCATCACGTCGGCCCTGTCCGTATGAGCCGTCGCGACCGGGAACGCGGGTCCGTCACGGCCGAGCTCGCCGTCGGGACGCCCGTCGTCGTGCTGCTCCTGGTCGCCGTCCTGACGCTCGTCGCCGCGTCCGCCGCGCAGCTGCGCGCGGCGGACGCGGCGCGGGCCGGGGCACGCCTCGTCGCCGTCGGCGAGGACGACGCCGCGGTCCGGGCCGCCGTCGCCCGGGTCGGCGGCGCGGACGCCACCACGCAGGTCGTCGACGAGGGGGAGTGGGTGCGGGTCGTCGTCACCCGGCCCCTGGCCGGTGGCTGGCTCGCCGGGCTGCCGCTCACCGCCGACGCCGAGGCCGTCGCCTGGGTGGAGCCGTGAGGGGCGTGGCCCGGCACCACGGCGCCGAGCGGGGCGCGGGCACCGTGCTCCTGCTCGGCGTCGTCGCCGTCGTGCTGCTGTGCTTCCTCGGGCTGGCGGCGCTCGGAGCCGCCCAGCACGCCCGCGCCCGGGCGCAGTCCGCCGCCGACCTCGCGGCCCTCGCCGCCGCGACGGCGGCCCGCAGCGGTCTGGACGCGTGCACGACGGCGTCCGCGGTCACGCGGCGCAACGGCGGGGAACAGGCCGACTGCCTGCCCGGCCCGGGCGGGACCGTCACCGTGACGGTCGTCGTGCCGGTGCGCGGACCCGCCCTGCCCGGCGCCGGTCAGGGCGCCGTCGCGCGAGCCCGCGCGGGCCCCGACCCGGACGTCGTCAGCGGGTCGGCGGGGTGATCCCGTCCGTCGGGTCGGCGGCGCGCGTCACGGGGTCGGTGAAGGTCGCGCCACCGGCGGACGCCGCGGGCTCGAGGGACGCGTCCTCGGTCGCGCCCTCGCCGCGCCGCGCCGCGAGCACCGCGCGGACCGCGTTCACGACCACGAGCACGGGCAGCGCGAACACGTACCAGGCGATCCAGTACTCCGCCGGGAGGAAGAGGTAGAGGTAGGCCCCGTACCCGAGCATCGCCACGCCCAGGAGGACGCCGAGGAGCCGCCGTCCCGCGGACAGCGCGCCGGTCACGGCCGACGCGACGATCGACAGCAGACCGGACACCACCAGCGCGACGGTGTACGTCGCGTAGGTGGGGTCGATCTCGAACAGCTCAGGCAGGTACCACATCGTGAACGTCCTTCGGTTGCGGGGAGGCCCTCCGAAGGGGAGGGGCCGCCGCAAAATACCGCCAATCGGACACCCGTGAAAAGAGGAGGCAAAGAATTGGCCGGACGTTCACCGACCGTCGTCCGCGCGTTCCCCTGCCGGTGGGCGCCCGGCGCGCCCCCGTGCGGAGGTGCGCGCCGGGCCGCCGTCCCGGCTCAGGACGGTGTGATGCGGAACAGCCGCGCGCGCTCGGAGATGAGGCGGGCGCGCGCCAGGCGCGGCTTGTCCGAGCCGTCGCGGATGATCGACCCGGACGCCTCGAACTCCGCGAGGAAGTCCATCGCCCACACGACGTCCGCGGGCGCGGGGGACAGGCACTCGTTGACGACCGCCGGCTGCTCGAGGTCCAGGCAGAGGCGCCCGGTCATGCCGAGGGCGACGGCGTCGCCGGACTGCTCGCGCAGCAGCGGGTGGCTCGACCCGACGGTGGGGCCGTCGATGGGACCGGGCAGGCCGCCGATGCGGCTCGCGGTGACGAGGCGGGAGCGCGGGTACGCCATCGCGAGGGGCTCGTTCGCGGCACCGGTGTCGCGGCGGTAGTCGCCGGACCCGAACGCGAGGCGGAACACACCCGGCGCCCGCGCGATCGACACGGCGTCCTCGATGCCCAGCGCGGACTCGACCAGCGCGACCACCGGCACCTGCCCGCCGAGCCGCTGCACGGTGTCGACCACCTGGTCGGCGCTCTCGACCTTCGCCAGGACGACGCCGCGCAGGCCCGGCGCGTCGCGCAGGGCGGCCATGTCGTCCTCCCACGCGTCCGAGGAGCGCTCGTTGATGCGCACCCACGCCTGCCCGCCGCCGGCGAACCAGTCGAGGACGAGCCCGCGGGCCTCGGCCTTGCGGGAGTCGTCCACGGCGTCCTCGCAGTCGAGGACGACCTGGTCGGCGCGGCTGAGCTGGGCGGCGTCGAACTGGTCGGCGCGCAGCGCGTTGAGCAGCAGCCAGGAACGGGCGTTGGCGGGCGCGACGCGGTTCGCCTCGCGGGTCTCCCGCAGCGTCGCGAGATCGGTGTCTGTGGTCACCCCACGATCGTAGGTCCGCCGGGGGCGTGCGCCAGCACGGCCTCCAGGACCCGCAGCGCCGCCGCCTTGTCGAGCGGGGAGTTCTCGCTGCCGCACTTGGGGGACTGCACGCAGGCCGGGCACCCGTCGGTGCAGGGGCAGGCGGCGACGGCGTCGTGGACGGCGCGCAGCCACCGGTCGCCGAGCTCGTACCCCCGCTCGGCGAACCCGGCGCCGCCCGGGTAGGCGTCGTAGACGAACACGGTGGCCTCGCCGGTGTCCGGGTGCAGGGCGGTCGACACCCCGCCGAGGTCCCACCGGTCGCACGTCGCGAGCAGCGGCAGCATGCCGATGGCGGCGTGCTCGGCCGCGTGCAGGGCGCCGGGCACGGCGTCGTCGTCCACGCCGGCGGCACGCAGCACGTGCGTCGGCACCGACCACCACACCGCCTGCGTGCCGAGGGTGCGCTGCGGGAGGTCGAGCGCCTCGGTGCCGAGCACCTGCATGTCGGGGACGCGGCGCCGCTGGAAGCTCACCACCTGGCTCGTCACCTCGACGGGCCCCAGGCCCCACGTGACCGGCCCCCACGTGCGGGACCGCGCGGGCGCCGACCCCTCGGGCGCGGGGTGCACGTCGTCGCCGGGCTCGGCGATCGCGATCTCCATCACCTCGCGCGACCACGTGCCGTGGTCGACGTCACGGCGCACGACGAGCGCCA
This Isoptericola jiangsuensis DNA region includes the following protein-coding sequences:
- a CDS encoding type II secretion system F family protein gives rise to the protein MNPPALTVVVGLTALAGLAPWWWPAHRTTVRTVRLAAPPPAAAGPDADGSPVDVTVQLELVAAAVRAGAGLARALEATGHAVGGPDGRVLSVVAAGLRLGASWDAAWAGSGCPDRLHPVRDALRQAWQEGAAPGEALRAAADDVRQERRAAVRAAAARLGVRLVLPLGACYLPAFVLLGLTPVLLSLGLDLLSG
- a CDS encoding DUF4244 domain-containing protein, producing the protein MHTITAARLDPHPASHGADVPGADVVVPEPPAPDAAAPDRVPLDPESGLATAEYAIATIAAVGFAGLLILVLKSDTVRGLLESIITSALSV
- a CDS encoding TadE family type IV pilus minor pilin; the encoded protein is MSRRDRERGSVTAELAVGTPVVVLLLVAVLTLVAASAAQLRAADAARAGARLVAVGEDDAAVRAAVARVGGADATTQVVDEGEWVRVVVTRPLAGGWLAGLPLTADAEAVAWVEP
- a CDS encoding Rv3654c family TadE-like protein, with translation MRGVARHHGAERGAGTVLLLGVVAVVLLCFLGLAALGAAQHARARAQSAADLAALAAATAARSGLDACTTASAVTRRNGGEQADCLPGPGGTVTVTVVVPVRGPALPGAGQGAVARARAGPDPDVVSGSAG
- a CDS encoding HpcH/HpaI aldolase/citrate lyase family protein, with the translated sequence MTTDTDLATLRETREANRVAPANARSWLLLNALRADQFDAAQLSRADQVVLDCEDAVDDSRKAEARGLVLDWFAGGGQAWVRINERSSDAWEDDMAALRDAPGLRGVVLAKVESADQVVDTVQRLGGQVPVVALVESALGIEDAVSIARAPGVFRLAFGSGDYRRDTGAANEPLAMAYPRSRLVTASRIGGLPGPIDGPTVGSSHPLLREQSGDAVALGMTGRLCLDLEQPAVVNECLSPAPADVVWAMDFLAEFEASGSIIRDGSDKPRLARARLISERARLFRITPS